Proteins encoded together in one Larus michahellis chromosome 4, bLarMic1.1, whole genome shotgun sequence window:
- the PHRF1 gene encoding PHD and RING finger domain-containing protein 1 isoform X3, whose amino-acid sequence MDDDSQDEMINKSAALGKGKRQSLAFLSETESNGGNSCDSEDDTGSEEEEDGTEEEGGEEDKEESEDEELEDCEDDDEEEEEEEETEAAVGGMTDSLKLEPRINGASISSDEDGENCPICLNTFRDQAVGTPENCSHYFCLDCIVEWSKNANSCPVDRILFKYISIRARFGGKILKKIPVENTKTQGNDGEDDPTFCEVCGRSDREDRLLLCDGCDAGYHMECLNPPLSEVPVDEWFCPACAPMGASAAADTDHVSEEEVAALVADVIPTTSRLRPQVRTRAIARTRQSERVRATVNRNRITTAQQIQHVPRYLMSSVLDETIEAVVAGLNTAIYQRPLTPRAPTRQKRKTGRRKKAGGKKRTQTKSAGKKSSGGQLKRRKRLIKKRRGKKMRVKNEATARSRIARTLGLSKPLRGASLPSMYKPMEPSLGLMRADIGAASLSVFGDPYELDPYESNEEVPANPDSPVSAKRRVLSQSALRSHRPVARPISVGLPRSSVPALSPDQEAEAAPVPDLLGSILSGQSFLMMSSSDVVINRDGSLTAKKAAPLHRKSANDLRVDDGSGHNTQPSTVHSGTTASSSIAGPSVSSGLSTYTRPSSSSLFSSPSPSLSRTEPAANPAQTTSEKATVKSEYSMTPRSVQTQNIATLSRHGSKLDDMPRFNGNSKNFAPSDSSSKPLSCNLDSGSKAVTVRQPLKPPPKRIDIFELPRIPKIKKETSSKQVEPKPAGSQSCDIPSSCITQLTGKESTNQPGRGSKMESQKSNAKESQQQTRTSGVSFSTNTGTYSSSSLLGPSRSKGPSSFESFKINIPGNAGHPSRLSNPGFCNTFRPVDDKVQQKESPSPLFSVKKKQVKSEIYDPFEPTGSDSSSASSSPERLGSGIPLTNITRTISIENPKVQTFQTVRRFTPYLVENVFGSGADSDVASSNTESHDDVTVKSRIVEQISDTEERDNMDDEDFLSSPCTSSAVKQISSAECLKEESREGPNVFFNAEELIRSNINVKVEPDSPSENDGQQKVQKVEHTERRSRSRSCSNSSSRSKKKMKRKKALVKERKRSRSGSRDRAHSRDRSSRSTSWSGGEEHSKTHTLKPRSRRSSTDGSSSHERSKKKKMKDKTKDKKAKTSWSRERRKSRSRSGSPGSTSEFYENRKKKRRSRSRSRRREHSRSNSIERTKRRKHRRDKSYERYDKDSSLRSRDRKRSRSRSRERRKWRSRSRSASRSREHKSSKSKEKRPRSRSRSKERKHRSKETSLPPPPEKDQKPPVENVSRCLEQHHSFKQEPKEELVLEELSITIQPNVKLEEVQAETPVQLREVQETVKVEPICEEVTGETAFPVPEITNICVPIGNVDSFAETELMRSSDPAVLGSCSNTNLEITVKIENTALCPSLVEPPPKKEVMHAPTEAAPIQSSSKSKITDCVKEVKDECLVSNEKTGNFNKPELEVVPQGPALKSKAPVKRVTWNLQEEESGTLSAGKAPRVPFYKLQRAKEGAWKAEDLNQTLNQVQLNEPPPTNYMIPEPMFPDLDSSQVYCQNIPLTPPLPSSLPPYAPVSQPTVQFIMQGSLPALGCMAGQSLTPEPGSLASEPGIQAASVGNAEEKIKAPKPPVDKTKNEEYMKKLHMQERAVEEVKLAIKPFYQKREITKEEYKNILRKAVQKICHSKSGEINPMKVANLVKAYVEKYKHMRKHKKSDGEDTREVEN is encoded by the exons ATTGCGAAGACGatgatgaagaagaggaagaggaggaagaaactgaGGCCGCTGTGGGGGGAATGACTGATTCTCTGAAATTAGAACCACGTATAAACGGAGCAAGCATTTCCTCTGATGAGGATGGTGAAAACTGCCCCATTTGCCTCAACACATTTAGGGATCAGGCTGTTGGGACTCCTGAGAACTGTTCCCATTACTTCTGCTTGGACTGCATCGTGGAGTGGTCTAAG aatgCAAACTCCTGTCCAGTGGATCGAATCCTCTTTAAGTACATTAGCATTCGGGCACGTTTTGGTGGTAAAATCTTAAAAAAG ATTCCTGTTGAGAACACGAAAACTCAGGGTAATGATGGAGAGGATGATCCAACCTTCTGTGAGGTGTGTGGCAGAAGTGACCGCGAGGATCGCCTGCTGCTGTGTGATGGCTGTGATGCAGG GTATCACATGGAATGCCTTAATCCACCTCTCAGTGAAGTCCCTGTAGATGAGTGGTTCTGTCCAGCCTGTGCTCCCATGggtgccagtgctgctgcag atacagATCATGTCAGCGAAGAAGAGGTTGCTGCCCTCGTGGCTGATGTTATTCCTACCACCAGTCGACTGCGCCCTCAAGTCCGAACCCGAGCTATAGCCAGAACTCGGCAGAGCGAACGAGTTAGGGCAACAGTGAACAGAAACCGGATAACAACAGCGCAACAAATTCAG CACGTGCCAAGGTACCTCATGTCCTCTGTTCTGGATGAAACAATTGAAGCAGTTGTAGCAGGCCTAAACACAGCCATCTACCAGCGTCCTCTTACGCCGCGGGCTCCTActaggcagaaaagaaaaacag GtaggaggaagaaagcaggaggCAAAAAAAGAACTCAGACAAAATCTGCTGGGAAGAAGAGTTCAGGGGGACAGCTGAAGAGACGCAAGCGTCTGATAAAGAAGAGAAGGGGCAAAAAGATGAGA GTGAAAAATGAGGCTACTGCGCGCTCCCGTATTGCAAGAACTCTTGGTCTTAGTAAACCTTTGCGTGGGGCCTCGCTTCCTTCCATGTACAAACCAATGGAGCCCTCACTTGGTCTGATGAGAGCAGATATCGGTGCAGCTTCTCTGTCTGTGTTTGGAGATCCATATGAGTTGGATCCTTATGAAAG TAATGAAGAGGTTCCAGCAAATCCAGATTCACCGGTGAGTGCCAAAAGGAGAGTTCTCTCCCAGTCAGCACTGAGGTCTCACCGTCCTGTAGCTAGACCTATTTCTGTGGGACTTCCCAG AAGCAGTGTACCTGCCTTGAGTCCCGATCAAGAAGCAGAAGCTGCCCCTGTGCCTGATCTATTGGGAAGTATCCTGTCTGGACAGAGCTTTCTCATGATGAGTAGTTCGGATGTGGTCATCAACAGAGATGGTTCGCTGACAGCGAAGAAGGCAG CTCCACTTCACAGAAAATCAGCGAATGACTTGCGAGTGGATGATGGTTCAGGACATAACACCCAACCGAGTACAGTGCACTCAGGGACCACAGCAAGCAGCTCCATTGCTGGACCTTCAGTTTCCTCTGGGCTGAGTACTTACACCAGACCCTCCTCCTCAAGCTTGTTTTCATCCCCTTCACCCTCGCTGAGCAGGACTGAGCCTGCAGCAAACCCTGCACAGACTACATCAGAAAAGGCAACTGTAAAATCAGAATATTCAATGACACCCAGGTCTGTTCAGACTCAGAATATAGCTACTCTGAGCAGGCATGGCTCCAAGTTAGATGATATGCCCAGATTTAATGGAAACTCTAAAAACTTTGCACCCAGTGACTCATCTTCAAAGCCTCTGAGCTGTAACTTGGATTCTGGCTCAAAAGCTGTAACTGTGAGGCAGCCATTAAAACCACCTCCCAAGAGAATTGACATCTTTGAGCTTCCCAGGATACCaaagattaaaaaggaaaccAGCAGCAAGCAGGTGGAGCCGAAACCAGCAGGAAGCCAAAGCTGTGACATCCCCAGCTCCTGTATAACCCAGCTGACTGGCAAAGAGAGCACTAATCAGCCGGGAAGGGGTAGCAAGATGGAAAGCCAGAAGTCAAATGCCAAGGAATCTCAGCAACAAACCCGTACAAGTGGGGTGTCTTTTTCTACCAATACGGGCACATATAGCAGTTCATCACTACTGGGCCCTTCGAGGAGCAAGGGCCCAAGCTCTTTTGAGAGTTTTAAAATCAATATTCCTGGAAACGCCGGACATCCCAGCAGACTGTCTAACCCAGGATTTTGTAACACCTTCCGCCCTGTGGATGACAAAGTGCAACAGAAAGAGAGTCCTTCACCTCTTTTCTCAGTTAAGAAAAAGCAGGTTAAAAGTGAAATATATGATCCCTTTGAGCCAACAGGATCGGACTCGAGTTCAGCAAGCAGCAGTCCTGAAAGGCTTGGCTCAGGGATCCCGCTAACTAATATTACCAGGACTATTTCTATTGAAAATCCAAAAGTTCAAACGTTTCAAACTGTCCGTCGTTTCACTCCTTACCTGGTAGAAAATGTATTTGGATCTGGGGCTGACTCTGACGTAGCATCTAGTAACACAGAGTCTCATGATGACGTGACGGTAAAAAGCAGGATTGTGGAACAGATCTCTGATACAGAGGAACGAGATAATATGGATGACGAAGACTTTCTAAGCAGTCCTTGCACTTCGTCTGCTGTTAAGCAAATTTCTAGTGCGGAGTGTTtgaaggaggaaagcagagagggtCCTAATGTGTTCTTTAATGCTGAAGAATTGATTAGATCTAATATTAATGTGAAAGTAGAACCAGATAGTCCCTCAGAAAACGATGGGCAGCAGAAAGTCCAAAAGGTAGAACACACAGAGCGGCGATCGCGTTCCAGATCCTGTTCAAACTCCAGCTCCCGAAGCAAgaagaagatgaaaaggaaaaaggcacTTGTCAAAGAGCGTAAGAGATCCCGGTCAGGGTCTAGGGACAGAGCACACTCAAGGGACCGAAGCTCCAGATCTACCTCGTGGTCAGGTGGAGAAGAGCATAGCAAAACACACACATTGAAACCCAGGAGCAGGAGGTCTTCTACTGATGGTTCTAGCAGTCACGAACgatccaaaaaaaagaaaatgaaggataaAACCAAGgataaaaaggcaaaaacttCTTGGTCTAGGGAGAGAAGGAAATCTAGGTCACGTTCAGGTAGTCCTGGAAGTACTTCTGAGTtttatgaaaacaggaaaaagaaaagacggTCTCGATCAAGATCAAGACGGAGGGAACATTCCCGGTCAAATAGCATTGAGAGGACTAAGAGGCGGAAACACAGGAGAGACAAAAGCTATGAGAGGTATGATAAAGATAGTAGCTTGAGGtcaagagacagaaagagatcGAGATCCAGATCTCGGGAGAGGAGAAAGTGGAGGTCTCGGTCTCGGTCCGCATCTCGATCTCGggaacacaaaagcagcaaatcaaaggaaaaaagaccaaGATCAAGATCGCgttccaaagaaagaaaacacagatcaAAAGAGACCTCACTTCCTCCTCCACCAGAAAAGGATCAAAAGCCTCCAGTTGAAAATGTGTCCAGGTGTCTGGAGCAACACCATTCCTTCAAACAAGAGCCAAAGGAGGAGCTAGTACTAGAAGAGCTTTCCATAACCATCCAACCAAATGTCAAACTTGAGGAAGTACAGGCTGAGACCCCGGTTCAGTTGAGAGAGGTTCAAGAAACTGTAAAGGTAGAGCCTATCTGTGAGGAAGTGACCGGTGAAACTGCATTCCCTGTGCCAGAGATCACAAACATTTGCGTTCCAATTGGCAATGTGGATTCTTTTGCTGAAACAGAATTAATGAGAAGTAGCGATCCAGCAGTGCTTGGCAGCTGTAGCAATACAAACCTTGAGATTacagttaaaatagaaaatactgcATTATGTCCATCTCTGGTGGAACCACCCCCAAAGAAGGAAGTTATGCACGCTCCCACTGAGGCTGCACCAATTCAAAGCTCATCCAAAAGCAAAATAACGGATTGTGTGAAGGAGGTCAAAGATGAGTGCCTTGTGTCAAATGAGAAAACCGGTAATTTCAATAAGCCTGAACTAGAGGTGGTACCTCAGGGCCCTGCGTTGAAATCAAAAGCACCAGTGAAAAGAGTTACCTGGAATCTTCAAGAGGAAGAAAGCGGCACGTTGTCTGCTGGAAAAGCTCCAA GGGTGCCATTTTACAAACTTCAGCGAGCAAAAGAAGGGGCCTGGAAAGCAGAGGACTTGAACCAAACGTTAAATCAGGTGCAGTTAAATGAGCCTCCTCCAACCAATTATATGATTCCTGAGCCTATGTTTCCTGATCTAGATTCCTCTCAG GTGTACTGTCAAAATATACCTTTGACGCCACCTCTGCCCTCAAGCCTCCCCCCCTATGCCCCCGTCAGCCAGCCCACGGTTCAGTTTATCATGCAGGGTAGTCTTCCAGCGCTTGGCTGCATGGCGGGACAGAGCCTGACTCCGGAGCCAGGCAGCCTGGCATCTGAACCAGGAATCCAAGCTGCTTCTGTTGGAAATGCGGAAGAAAAGATTAAAGCACCCAAACCTCCAGTGGATAAAACGAAGAACGAGGAA TACATGAAGAAGCTTCACATGCAGGAAAGGGCTGTGGAAGAAGTGAAACTTGCTATTAAACCTTTTTACCAGAAGAGGGAGATTACAAAGGAGGAGTACAAGAACATTCTTCGGAAAGCAGTGCAAAAG ATCTGCCACAGCAAAAGTGGAGAGATCAACCCCATGAAGGTAGCTAATCTGGTGAAGGCATACgtggaaaaatacaaacatatgAGAAAACATAAGAAATCCGATGGTGAAGATACCCGTGAAGTGGAAAATTGA